One genomic window of Medicago truncatula cultivar Jemalong A17 chromosome 1, MtrunA17r5.0-ANR, whole genome shotgun sequence includes the following:
- the LOC25482941 gene encoding uncharacterized protein — protein MATHLKPFTTTTPYRSFHHLHHNHHRNQPSSKPTRWVQIRATSSSYLEMWKKAIERERNTTNFNKLAASNDSGVEENLEKKTQDFQKLLEVSSEERDRIQRLQVIDRASAAIAAARALLKDANSNSVRSDGDMLQKYESDSGKKNDSIFVRESGTQNGTLFVPKSGTQKDGIPGPDFWSWTPPVDSDVPSNDANGLKLDTKSSVNPTLSNPVIEKERSSQSLLIPFESLLTQSKNFPTLPPLQSSLEVQTSSSNVESPSVEEEKKRDALSSDHAAEVVRALEVDSKSSPIGVNPDGTRWWREMGIEQRPDGVICRWTVIRGVSADKALEWQEKFWEASDEFGYKELGSEKSGRDANGNVWREFWRESMRQENGLMHMEKTADKWGRNGKGDEWQEKWFEHYNASGQAEKWAHKWCSIDPNTPLDAGHAHVWHERWGETYDGYGGSIKYTDKWAERSTDGGWEKWGDKWDENFDLNAHGIKQGETWWEGKHGERWNRTWGEQHNGSGWVHKYGKSSSGEHWDTHEMQDTWYERFPHFGFFHCFENSVQLREVQKPSERQEP, from the exons ATGGCGACCCACCTGAAACCCTTCACCACAACCACACCATACAGATCATTCCACCATCTCCACCACAACCACCACCGAAACCAGCCATCTTCAAAACCAACAAGATGGGTTCAAATTCGAGCAACCTCATCATCATACCTCGAAATGTGGAAGAAAGCCATAGAACGAGAAAGAAACACAACCAACTTCAACAAACTCGCCGCTTCGAACGACAGCGGCGTGGAAGAGAATTTAGAGAAGAAAACTCAAGACTTTCAGAAGCTTCTAGAGGTTTCGAGTGAGGAACGTGATAGGATTCAGAGGTTACAGGTTATTGATCGTGCTTCTGCTGCAATTGCTGCTGCTAGAGCGCTTCTTAAGGATGCTAATAGCAACAGTGTTCGTTCTGATGGAGATATGTTACAAAAATATG AATCAGATTCAGGAAAGAAGAATGACAGTATTTTTGTGCGAGAGTCCGGAACACAAAATGGGACTCTTTTTGTGCCAAAGTCAGGAACACAGAAAGATGGTATCCCAGGTCCTGATTTTTGGTCATGGACACCCCCGGTGGATAGTGACGTTCCTTCAAATGATGCTAATGGGTTGAAGTTAGATACCAAGTCTTCAGTTAATCCAACATTGTCCAATCCTGTTATCGAGAAGGAAAGGTCATCGCAGTCTCTCTTGATTCCATTTGAGAGTTTACTTACTCAAAGCAAAAACTTTCCTACACTTCCACCACTCCAGTCATCTTTAGAGGTTCAAACCTCTTCTTCAAATGTAGAGTCTCCTTCTGTGGAAGAGGAAAAGAAACGCGATGCGTTATCTTCCGACCATGCGGCAGAAGTAGTTCGAGCCCTTGAAGTGGACAGTAAATCATCACCTATTGGTGTGAATCCTGATGGAACAAGATGGTGGAGAGAGATGGGAATTGAGCAAAGACCTGATGGTGTCATTTGTAGGTGGACAGTGATCAGAGGTGTTAGTGCTGACAAAGCTTTAGAGTGGCAAGAGAAGTTTTGGGAGGCTTCTGATGAGTTTGGCTATAAGGAACTTGGTTCTGAGAAATCTGGACGTGATGCAAATGGAAATGTTTGGCGTGAATTTTGGAGAGAATCCATGCGTCAG GAAAACGGGCTAATGCATATGGAGAAAACTGCAGATAAATGGGGAAGAAATGGTAAAGGTGACGAGTGGCAGGAAAAATGGTTTGAACACTACAATGCATCTGGTCAAGCTGAGAAATGGGCACACAAATGGTGCAGTATTGACCCAAACACACCCCTCGATGCTGGGCATGCTCATGTCTGGCACGAAAG GTGGGGTGAAACATATGACGGGTATGGTGGCAGCATAAAATACACTGACAAATGGGCTGAGCGTTCAACAGATGGTGGATGGGAGAAATGGGGCGACAAATGGGATGAAAATTTTGATCTAAATGCTCATGGCATCAAGCAGGGAGAGACATGGTGGGAAGGTAAGCACGGAGAGCGCTGGAACCGGACCTGGGGTGAGCAACACAATGGTTCTGGATGGGTTCACAAGTACGGAAAGAGCAGTAGTGGTGAACATTGGGACACGCACGAAATGCAAGATACTTGGTATGAAAGATTCCCTCATTTTGGTTTCTTTCACTGCTTTGAAAACTCAGTTCAGCTCAGGGAAGTACAAAAACCTTCGGAAAGGCAAGAACCCTAA
- the LOC25482942 gene encoding calmodulin-like protein 11 — protein MAEILNEDQIVEIKEAFCLFDKDGDGCITVEELATVIRSLDQNPTEEELQEMINEVDADGNGTIEFVEFLNLMAKKMKETDADEDLKEAFKVFDKDQNGYISASELRHVMINLGEKLTDEEVDQMIKEADLDGDGQVNFEEFVKMMMTIG, from the exons ATGGCAGAAATTTTGAATGAAGACCAAATTGTTGAGATCAAAGAAGCCTTTTGCTTGTTTGACAAAGATGGAGATG GTTGCATTACTGTGGAAGAACTTGCAACTGTAATTAGGTCATTGGATCAAAACCCAACAGAGGAAGAACTCCAAGAAATGATAAACGAGGTTGATGCAGATGGAAATGGAACCATTGAATTTGTTGAGTTCTTGAACTTAATGGCcaagaaaatgaaa GAAACTGATGCTGATGAAGATCTCAAAGAGGCTTTCAAGGTTTTTGATAAAGATCAAAATGGTTATATTTCCGCTAGTGag TTGAGACACGTTATGATcaatttgggtgaaaaattaACTGATGAAGAGGTGGATCAGATGATTAAAGAAGCAGATTTGGACGGTGATGGACAAGTTAACTTTGAAGAGTTTGTTAAGATGATGATGACTATTGGATGA